A region from the Janthinobacterium agaricidamnosum genome encodes:
- a CDS encoding baseplate assembly protein, with product MSTPIDLTQLPAPSVVEVLDFEAILAGRKTHLVSLLPEAERAAVTALLELESEPATKLLEENAYQETILRNRVNEAGKAVMLAFALDGDLDQLGANVNVARLTITPANPNALPPVAAVMEDNDAYRLRIQEAPDGLSVAGPKASYEFHARSSDGRIKDASATSPAPAHVTVTVLANNATGIADAALLATVARALNAEDVRPLGDRLSVEAAQVVDYQIEATLFIGVGPEVPILLAAAQANAARVSQPRRPLGHSIYRSACSAAVHVEGVRKVVLTSPATDIELDATQAARCTAINLNVVVLDE from the coding sequence ATGAGCACGCCCATCGACCTGACCCAATTGCCCGCGCCAAGCGTAGTCGAGGTGCTGGACTTCGAAGCCATCCTAGCCGGCCGCAAGACGCATCTGGTCAGCCTGCTGCCGGAAGCCGAGCGCGCGGCAGTCACGGCCCTGTTGGAACTGGAATCGGAACCGGCCACCAAGCTGCTGGAAGAAAACGCATATCAGGAAACCATCCTGCGCAACCGCGTCAACGAGGCGGGCAAGGCCGTCATGCTGGCGTTTGCCCTCGATGGCGACCTCGATCAACTGGGCGCCAACGTCAACGTGGCGCGCCTGACCATCACGCCAGCCAATCCCAACGCCCTGCCACCTGTGGCGGCCGTCATGGAAGACAACGACGCCTACCGCCTGCGCATCCAGGAAGCGCCGGACGGCCTGTCCGTGGCCGGCCCGAAAGCCTCCTATGAATTCCACGCCCGCAGCAGCGACGGCCGCATCAAAGACGCAAGCGCCACCAGCCCGGCGCCGGCGCACGTCACCGTCACGGTGCTGGCCAACAACGCCACCGGCATCGCCGACGCTGCACTGCTGGCCACCGTGGCGCGCGCGCTCAACGCCGAGGACGTGCGCCCCCTGGGCGACCGCTTGAGCGTGGAAGCCGCCCAGGTCGTCGATTACCAGATCGAGGCCACCTTGTTTATCGGCGTCGGCCCGGAAGTGCCGATTTTGCTAGCCGCCGCGCAAGCCAACGCCGCGCGCGTGTCGCAGCCACGCCGCCCGTTGGGGCACAGCATCTACCGTTCCGCCTGCAGCGCCGCCGTCCACGTCGAGGGCGTGCGCAAGGTCGTCTTGACCAGCCCGGCCACCGATATCGAGCTGGACGCCACCCAGGCCGCACGCTGCACCGCCATCAACTTGAACGTGGTGGTGCTCGATGAATAA
- a CDS encoding phage virion morphogenesis protein: protein MSDDLHALEAWAGALLAKLQPAQRRAINHKVAIDLRRSQAQRIKAQQGPDGTAYPARKRRKEFKGKNGRIKRQKAAMFAKIRTAKHLKVKATGDQIEVGFFGWVARVARVHQFGRPDRVSKKGAIYTYVARPLIGINEQDQSLVRESLLRHLCQI from the coding sequence ATGAGCGACGACCTGCATGCACTGGAAGCCTGGGCCGGCGCCCTGCTGGCCAAGCTGCAGCCGGCCCAGCGCCGCGCCATCAACCACAAGGTGGCCATCGACCTGCGCCGCAGCCAAGCGCAGCGCATCAAGGCGCAGCAGGGGCCGGATGGCACGGCCTATCCAGCGCGCAAGCGGCGCAAGGAATTCAAGGGGAAGAATGGAAGGATCAAGCGGCAGAAGGCGGCCATGTTCGCCAAGATTCGCACTGCCAAACACCTGAAAGTAAAGGCAACCGGCGATCAGATCGAGGTCGGGTTCTTTGGCTGGGTGGCGCGCGTGGCGCGCGTCCATCAGTTTGGGCGACCAGATCGGGTATCAAAAAAGGGGGCGATATACACCTATGTAGCGCGGCCCCTTATTGGAATCAACGAACAGGATCAGAGCTTAGTACGTGAATCCTTATTACGACATCTATGTCAAATCTAG
- a CDS encoding head completion/stabilization protein, giving the protein MSFMALPPSTPPGTTPAPPATVPGIIENDGWFPDIALTDMRDAMRLDGTVTDARLVQAVVDAILQVNRELADWQGMQAAAGIATLVDVPAARINRESRLLAQYRRAVYSTAKADLIERYRDYDSTATSVSDKKSMEWLDEAPGAQRRNAQWAIADMVGRTHLTVELI; this is encoded by the coding sequence ATGTCCTTCATGGCCCTACCCCCGTCCACCCCGCCTGGCACCACCCCGGCGCCACCTGCAACGGTCCCCGGCATCATCGAGAACGACGGCTGGTTTCCCGATATTGCCCTCACCGACATGCGCGACGCTATGCGCCTGGACGGCACCGTCACCGACGCGCGCCTGGTGCAAGCCGTGGTGGACGCCATCCTGCAGGTCAACCGCGAGCTGGCCGACTGGCAGGGAATGCAAGCCGCCGCCGGCATCGCCACCCTGGTGGACGTGCCGGCCGCGCGCATCAACCGCGAATCGCGCCTGCTGGCGCAGTACCGGCGCGCCGTCTACAGCACGGCGAAAGCCGATCTGATCGAGCGTTACCGCGACTACGACAGCACGGCCACGTCCGTCAGCGACAAGAAAAGCATGGAGTGGCTCGACGAGGCGCCCGGCGCGCAGCGGCGCAATGCGCAATGGGCGATTGCCGATATGGTCGGCCGCACGCACCTGACCGTCGAGCTGATCTGA
- a CDS encoding phage major capsid protein, P2 family has product MKKQTRQVFGQYETRLGQLNDTDNVAKTFSVTPSVQQKLETKMQESSEFLTKVNIIGVTEQEGEKLGLGVSGPIAGRTNTKDKERKTRDLSTLDGTKYRCEQTNFDTHLNYAKLDAWAKFPDFQSRVANAILTRQALDRIVIGFNGVKAMADTDLDANPLLQDVNKGWLQHLRELAPERVLGLVAAGMPGKVVIGDVADADYANLDAAVTDAVNLLDPWYQEDTNLVAIVGRKLLNDKYFPLVNTKQAPTETLAADIIISQKRIGGLPAARVPYFPDNAILITRFDNLSIYFQEGARRRRVEDVPKRDRIENYESSNDAYVIEDLGLAALVENIELKDK; this is encoded by the coding sequence ATGAAAAAGCAAACGCGCCAGGTCTTTGGCCAATATGAAACCCGCCTGGGCCAACTGAACGACACGGACAATGTGGCCAAGACCTTCAGCGTCACGCCCAGCGTGCAGCAAAAGCTGGAAACGAAAATGCAGGAATCGAGCGAGTTCCTGACGAAAGTGAACATCATCGGCGTGACCGAGCAGGAAGGCGAAAAGCTGGGCCTGGGCGTATCCGGCCCGATTGCCGGCCGCACCAACACCAAGGACAAGGAACGCAAGACGCGCGACCTGTCCACCCTGGACGGCACCAAGTACCGCTGCGAACAAACCAACTTCGACACGCATCTGAACTATGCCAAGCTGGACGCCTGGGCCAAGTTCCCCGATTTTCAATCGCGCGTGGCCAATGCCATCCTGACGCGCCAGGCGTTAGATCGCATCGTCATCGGCTTCAATGGCGTCAAGGCGATGGCCGACACCGATCTGGACGCCAACCCACTGCTGCAGGACGTGAACAAGGGCTGGCTGCAGCACCTGCGCGAGCTGGCGCCCGAGCGCGTGCTGGGCCTGGTCGCGGCCGGCATGCCGGGCAAGGTCGTCATCGGTGACGTGGCCGATGCGGATTACGCCAACTTGGACGCGGCCGTCACCGATGCCGTCAACCTGCTGGACCCGTGGTATCAGGAAGACACCAATCTGGTGGCCATCGTCGGGCGCAAGCTGTTGAACGACAAGTATTTCCCCCTGGTCAACACCAAGCAGGCGCCCACGGAAACGCTGGCGGCGGACATCATCATCAGCCAGAAACGCATCGGCGGCTTGCCGGCCGCGCGCGTGCCCTACTTCCCGGATAACGCCATCCTGATTACCCGTTTCGACAATCTGTCGATCTACTTCCAGGAAGGCGCGCGCCGCCGCCGCGTCGAGGACGTGCCCAAGCGCGACCGCATCGAGAACTACGAGTCATCGAACGACGCCTACGTGATCGAAGACCTGGGCCTGGCGGCGCTGGTGGAAAACATCGAGCTGAAAGACAAGTGA
- a CDS encoding tail protein X, translated as MQVRTQQHDTVDALVWRYLGDGAGYVEHTLEMNPALARHGAVLPAGLLVSLPEPAPSTGQAADIVQLWD; from the coding sequence ATGCAGGTGCGCACGCAGCAACACGACACGGTGGACGCCCTGGTGTGGCGCTACCTGGGCGACGGCGCGGGATACGTCGAGCACACCCTAGAAATGAATCCCGCGCTGGCGCGCCATGGCGCCGTGCTGCCTGCCGGCCTGCTCGTCTCCCTGCCCGAGCCGGCACCCAGCACGGGCCAGGCGGCGGACATCGTGCAGCTATGGGACTGA
- a CDS encoding phage tail protein: MSTYFAILTEVGEAKLANAIALGQTLKLKNLAVGDGNGNLPMPVRTQKALVHEVRRAGLNQLTIDPANSSQIIVEQVLPEDVGGWWIREIGIFDEAGDLCAVANCPPSYKPLMAEGSGRTQVVRIVLIVASTAAIELKIDPSVILATRKYVDDQDITVRAYSDAQLAKHLAAVDPHPLLAKVAYVDQQDASARAYGDQQLAKHQAAADPHPLLAKVAYVDQQDTSTRAYGDQQLAKHQAALDPHPLLAKVAYVDQQDTSARAYGDQQLAKHAAAADPHPQYSMKEVATLPKFDASSKLVNADFVQRAQGNMVRYAGVTESRSLTAEDMGCALYFPTAGKAITIPDPVSLGIPHNSGKCVKFFGLFNSGTILAAPGVNIGFDVGSVPSITIKAGQFLTLMATGTNVWQVIDSTAELWRNADFAAMLFSNGFKQISGDFIFQWGTGTTTQATGYADVIFPIPFPNKCFRVFGGYDGQAGAGASAPSNINAGMQTKTGCRLFTYNGTTLSGGITPSYFAIGN; the protein is encoded by the coding sequence ATGAGCACATACTTTGCCATCCTGACCGAAGTGGGCGAGGCCAAGCTGGCCAACGCCATCGCCCTGGGTCAAACCCTGAAACTGAAAAATCTTGCCGTAGGCGACGGCAACGGCAACCTGCCCATGCCTGTGCGCACGCAAAAGGCACTCGTCCACGAAGTGCGCCGCGCTGGCCTGAACCAGTTGACCATCGACCCGGCCAACAGCAGCCAGATCATCGTCGAGCAAGTCTTGCCCGAGGACGTGGGCGGCTGGTGGATACGCGAGATCGGCATCTTTGACGAGGCCGGCGACCTGTGTGCGGTCGCCAACTGCCCGCCCAGCTACAAGCCCCTGATGGCCGAGGGTAGCGGGCGCACGCAAGTGGTGCGCATCGTGCTGATCGTCGCAAGCACGGCCGCCATCGAGCTGAAAATCGATCCGTCCGTCATCCTGGCCACCCGTAAATATGTCGATGATCAAGACATTACCGTGCGCGCCTACAGCGACGCGCAACTGGCCAAGCACCTGGCAGCTGTTGATCCTCACCCGCTGCTGGCAAAGGTCGCTTATGTCGATCAGCAGGACGCCAGCGCACGCGCCTATGGCGACCAGCAACTGGCCAAGCACCAGGCGGCCGCCGATCCGCACCCGCTCCTGGCCAAGGTCGCCTATGTCGATCAGCAAGACACCAGCACACGCGCCTATGGCGACCAGCAACTGGCCAAGCATCAGGCGGCTCTTGACCCGCACCCGCTGCTGGCCAAGGTCGCCTATGTCGATCAACAGGACACCAGCGCACGCGCCTATGGCGACCAGCAACTGGCCAAGCACGCAGCGGCGGCAGATCCGCATCCGCAATACAGCATGAAGGAAGTGGCGACACTGCCGAAGTTTGACGCGTCAAGCAAGCTGGTCAATGCCGACTTTGTGCAGCGCGCACAAGGAAACATGGTGCGCTATGCCGGCGTCACTGAAAGCCGTTCGCTCACCGCCGAGGATATGGGCTGCGCCCTGTACTTCCCGACTGCGGGCAAGGCCATCACCATTCCTGACCCAGTATCGCTTGGCATTCCCCACAATTCCGGCAAGTGCGTCAAGTTCTTCGGACTTTTCAATAGCGGCACCATCCTTGCCGCGCCAGGCGTGAACATTGGATTTGATGTTGGCAGCGTGCCGAGCATCACGATCAAGGCGGGACAATTTCTCACCCTCATGGCGACCGGGACAAACGTCTGGCAAGTCATCGACTCGACCGCCGAGCTGTGGCGCAATGCCGACTTTGCGGCCATGTTGTTTTCGAACGGCTTCAAGCAAATTTCCGGCGACTTCATTTTCCAGTGGGGCACCGGCACAACGACACAGGCCACCGGCTACGCCGATGTGATCTTTCCCATTCCGTTTCCGAACAAGTGTTTTCGCGTCTTTGGGGGATATGACGGGCAAGCCGGCGCCGGGGCCAGTGCGCCCAGCAATATCAATGCCGGCATGCAAACCAAAACGGGCTGCCGCCTGTTCACCTACAACGGGACAACGCTGTCGGGCGGCATCACCCCATCCTATTTTGCGATTGGAAACTAA
- a CDS encoding lysis system i-spanin subunit Rz — protein MTAPTWRPLAAVLLCGALAGWTVQGWRKDASIAELQRAAAIQTTTSATALAQATARVLTLERAAGAVLAQRADHLTQEQTHAKTERDRFNDDVRSGAVRLSIPVAGGQCAATADTSAAASNRHETRAELDPATAAALDTIAGDGDDAARQLNACIDAYNLVRDAYHVQTE, from the coding sequence GTGACAGCACCCACCTGGCGCCCACTGGCCGCTGTTCTCCTGTGCGGCGCTCTGGCCGGCTGGACGGTGCAGGGCTGGCGCAAAGACGCCAGCATCGCCGAACTGCAGCGGGCGGCCGCTATCCAAACAACCACCTCCGCCACCGCACTGGCCCAGGCCACCGCCCGCGTGCTCACCTTGGAGCGCGCAGCCGGCGCCGTCCTGGCGCAGCGCGCCGACCACCTCACCCAGGAACAAACCCATGCGAAAACTGAACGTGACCGTTTTAACGATGACGTGCGCAGCGGCGCTGTGCGCCTGTCAATCCCCGTCGCCGGCGGCCAGTGCGCCGCCACTGCAGATACCTCCGCTGCCGCAAGCAATCGGCATGAAACGCGCGCCGAACTTGACCCAGCGACTGCGGCAGCTCTTGACACCATTGCCGGCGACGGCGACGACGCCGCCCGCCAGCTGAACGCCTGCATCGACGCCTACAACCTAGTACGAGACGCCTACCATGTACAAACCGAATAG
- a CDS encoding phage tail protein — MYKPNSLRQHLAAAIPDLQRDPDRLLVFADEGNVVASATASLSFEYRFKLNLIVTDYAGDADAIMVALIAWLKVHQLDLMANEETRRHGIAFEVDFNNHETVDISIKLDLTERVAVKAGEAGRLDIKHLAEIQHMPAYADEFWKLYAGETLLAEWRTPEATP; from the coding sequence ATGTACAAACCGAATAGCCTGCGCCAGCACCTGGCCGCCGCCATCCCCGACCTGCAGCGCGATCCCGACCGCCTGCTGGTCTTCGCCGACGAAGGCAACGTGGTGGCGTCGGCCACCGCCTCCCTCTCCTTCGAATACCGCTTCAAGCTCAACCTGATCGTCACCGATTACGCGGGCGACGCGGACGCCATCATGGTGGCCCTAATCGCCTGGCTGAAAGTGCATCAGCTCGACCTGATGGCCAACGAGGAAACGCGCAGGCACGGTATCGCCTTCGAGGTCGATTTTAATAACCACGAAACGGTCGACATTTCCATCAAGCTGGACCTGACCGAACGCGTGGCAGTCAAGGCCGGCGAGGCGGGCCGCCTCGACATCAAGCACCTGGCCGAGATACAGCACATGCCCGCCTATGCGGACGAGTTCTGGAAGTTGTACGCCGGCGAGACGCTGCTGGCCGAATGGCGCACGCCCGAGGCCACGCCATGA
- a CDS encoding phage tail sheath protein yields the protein MPTDYHHGVRVIEINEGSRPIRTVSTAVLGLIATADDADPAVFPLDTPVLVTNVLAAMGKAGKTGTLYRALEAIAAQTKPLTVVVRVAEGETEAETTTNAVGGVSPDGKYLGAQALLAAQSKLGVKPRILGAPGLDTQAVTNALVSVAQRLRGFVYASAYGCASVTAATTYRGQFGQREVMVIWPDFVNWDTATDAEASISAVAFAMGLRAKIDEETGWHKTLSNVVVNGPTGITKDVFFDLQDPATDAGVLNAKEVTTLINMGGYRFWGSRTCEAPGGFFYFESYTRTAQVLADTIAETHFAYVDVPLHPSLVRDLLESINAKFRDLKLQGYIIDGHAWYDEQYNDKTALKDGKLAIDYDYTPVPPLENLKFQQRITDRYLADFASRIAA from the coding sequence ATGCCCACCGACTACCACCATGGCGTGCGCGTCATTGAAATCAACGAGGGTTCGCGCCCCATCCGCACCGTGTCCACGGCTGTGCTGGGCCTGATCGCCACGGCCGACGATGCCGACCCGGCCGTTTTCCCGCTCGACACGCCAGTGCTCGTCACCAACGTGCTGGCCGCCATGGGCAAGGCCGGCAAGACCGGCACCCTGTATCGCGCGCTGGAAGCCATCGCCGCACAAACCAAACCCTTGACCGTCGTGGTGCGCGTGGCCGAAGGCGAGACGGAAGCGGAAACCACCACCAACGCCGTGGGCGGCGTGTCACCGGACGGCAAGTACCTGGGCGCCCAGGCGCTGCTGGCCGCGCAAAGCAAGTTGGGCGTGAAACCGCGCATCCTCGGCGCGCCGGGCCTGGATACCCAGGCCGTCACCAACGCCCTGGTCAGCGTGGCACAGCGCCTGCGCGGCTTCGTGTATGCGTCGGCCTATGGCTGCGCCTCCGTCACGGCGGCCACCACCTATCGCGGCCAGTTCGGCCAGCGCGAAGTAATGGTGATCTGGCCGGATTTTGTGAACTGGGATACGGCCACGGACGCCGAGGCCAGCATCTCGGCTGTCGCCTTCGCCATGGGTCTGCGCGCCAAGATCGACGAGGAAACGGGCTGGCACAAGACCCTGTCCAACGTAGTCGTCAACGGCCCGACCGGCATCACCAAGGACGTATTTTTCGACCTGCAAGACCCGGCCACCGATGCCGGCGTGCTCAACGCCAAGGAAGTGACCACCCTGATTAACATGGGCGGTTACCGCTTCTGGGGTTCGCGCACCTGCGAGGCGCCGGGCGGCTTCTTCTATTTCGAAAGCTACACGCGCACGGCCCAGGTGCTGGCCGACACCATCGCCGAAACGCACTTCGCCTATGTCGATGTGCCCCTGCATCCGTCCCTGGTGCGCGACCTGCTGGAGAGCATCAACGCCAAGTTCCGCGACCTGAAATTGCAGGGCTACATCATCGACGGCCACGCCTGGTATGACGAGCAATACAACGACAAGACGGCGCTGAAAGACGGCAAGCTGGCCATCGACTACGACTACACGCCCGTGCCGCCGCTGGAAAACCTGAAATTCCAGCAACGCATTACCGAC
- a CDS encoding GPW/gp25 family protein produces the protein MMGMHAATGRSLTGLDHLRQSVTDILTTPMGSRIRRRRYGSEVPELIDQPLNSATQLRIYAATAFALRRWEPRLQLASVQLTRDTDGAITLLLDGTANSEGITLAVPVKQGGIV, from the coding sequence ATGATGGGCATGCACGCCGCCACCGGGCGCAGCCTGACGGGCCTGGATCACCTGCGCCAGTCCGTGACCGACATTCTCACCACGCCCATGGGTTCGCGCATCCGGCGCCGCCGCTATGGTTCCGAGGTGCCCGAGCTGATCGACCAGCCCTTAAATAGCGCCACGCAGTTGCGCATCTACGCCGCCACCGCCTTTGCCCTGCGCCGCTGGGAGCCGCGCCTGCAGCTCGCCAGCGTACAGCTCACGCGCGACACGGACGGCGCCATCACCCTGCTGCTGGACGGCACGGCGAATAGCGAGGGCATCACCTTGGCCGTGCCCGTCAAGCAAGGCGGCATCGTATGA
- a CDS encoding glycoside hydrolase family 108 protein, whose product MATVENPLIARVIDAILRAEGGYVNDPQDKGGETNYGITVAVARANGYTGPMRDLPVSVARAIYTARYITEPKFDQVLALHAGIGAEVIDTGVNMGPHRAAEFLQRWLNGFNDTGARYPALFVDGRLGAQSLGALAAFLKWRGQEGATVLLRALNGLQAARYLEITEANKTQRRFLFGWIKERVAM is encoded by the coding sequence ATGGCCACCGTGGAAAATCCCCTGATCGCACGCGTCATCGACGCCATCCTGCGCGCCGAAGGCGGCTATGTGAACGACCCGCAAGACAAGGGCGGGGAAACCAATTACGGCATCACCGTGGCGGTGGCGCGTGCCAACGGCTACACGGGGCCGATGCGCGACCTGCCTGTATCGGTGGCGCGCGCCATCTACACGGCCCGCTACATCACGGAACCCAAGTTCGACCAGGTGCTGGCCCTGCATGCCGGCATCGGCGCCGAAGTCATCGACACGGGCGTGAACATGGGGCCGCACCGCGCGGCCGAATTCCTGCAGCGCTGGCTGAACGGTTTTAATGACACGGGCGCCCGCTATCCCGCCCTGTTCGTCGACGGCCGCCTGGGCGCGCAGTCGCTGGGCGCGTTGGCCGCGTTCCTGAAATGGCGCGGCCAGGAAGGCGCCACCGTGCTGCTGCGCGCCCTGAACGGCCTGCAGGCAGCGCGCTACCTGGAAATCACCGAGGCCAACAAAACCCAGCGCCGTTTTCTGTTCGGCTGGATCAAGGAACGGGTGGCCATGTGA
- the gpM gene encoding phage terminase small subunit: MGNLSPALRHRARMLAERTAGAAAPQGVTTGTAYEMMLYKLADDRRRLKSIQSVERKIEVKATMLPDYAQWIDGVLAGGKGAQDDVFATLLVWHIDTGEYDRALVMAEYALAHKFTLPDTYSRDIATLMLDEFAEGFLHGKLAADPQHAAQVLGTVEQLTAASDAPDQARAKLHKAIGLAMIAVLDQADDAEIAPALVAQAETAMAQLKRARALSESCGVKKDMERLERRIKRAAGST; encoded by the coding sequence ATGGGCAATCTTTCCCCCGCCCTGCGCCACCGCGCGCGCATGCTGGCCGAGCGCACGGCCGGCGCCGCCGCGCCGCAGGGCGTGACCACCGGCACGGCCTACGAAATGATGCTCTACAAGCTGGCCGATGACCGGCGGCGCCTGAAATCCATCCAGTCGGTGGAACGCAAGATCGAGGTCAAGGCCACCATGCTGCCCGACTATGCGCAGTGGATCGACGGCGTGCTGGCCGGCGGCAAGGGCGCCCAGGATGACGTCTTCGCCACCCTGCTGGTGTGGCACATCGACACGGGCGAATACGACCGCGCCCTGGTCATGGCCGAGTACGCGCTGGCGCACAAGTTCACCCTGCCCGACACCTACAGCCGCGACATCGCCACCCTGATGCTGGACGAATTTGCCGAGGGCTTCCTGCACGGCAAGCTGGCCGCCGATCCGCAGCACGCGGCCCAGGTGCTGGGCACCGTCGAGCAGCTGACGGCTGCCAGCGATGCGCCCGACCAGGCGCGCGCCAAGCTGCACAAGGCCATCGGCCTGGCCATGATCGCCGTGCTGGACCAGGCCGACGACGCGGAGATTGCGCCGGCGCTGGTGGCGCAGGCGGAAACGGCCATGGCCCAGCTGAAGCGTGCCCGCGCTTTATCCGAGTCGTGCGGCGTCAAGAAAGATATGGAACGGCTGGAGCGGCGCATCAAGCGCGCGGCCGGTTCCACGTAA
- a CDS encoding phage baseplate assembly protein V, with translation MHCMNADLSDLLRLLQNLIRLGTIAEVKGAKARVRLGPTLTTEWLKWATRRAGSTRTWSAPTVGEQVIVFSPGGDLTRGIIVPALYSQEFDAPETSDTIHTTHYPDGAVVQYDHAAHALTATLPGGTATITADKVTSNAPSTICTGDLTVMKNLIVMQSTTVEGTTTLNGGVNAKAGAAGGVAMAVQGKVTASEDVLAGAISLAKHPHGGVKAGGDQSGGPQA, from the coding sequence ATGCATTGCATGAACGCCGACCTGTCCGACCTCCTCCGCTTGCTGCAAAACCTGATCCGCCTGGGCACCATTGCCGAGGTCAAAGGGGCCAAGGCGCGCGTGCGACTCGGGCCAACCCTCACCACCGAGTGGCTGAAATGGGCCACGCGCCGCGCGGGCAGCACGCGCACCTGGTCAGCGCCCACCGTCGGCGAACAGGTCATCGTCTTTTCCCCGGGCGGCGACCTGACGCGCGGCATCATCGTTCCGGCACTGTACTCGCAGGAATTTGACGCGCCCGAAACCAGCGACACCATCCACACCACGCATTACCCCGACGGCGCCGTGGTGCAGTATGACCACGCGGCCCACGCCCTGACGGCTACCCTGCCTGGCGGTACCGCCACCATCACGGCCGACAAGGTGACGTCGAACGCGCCCAGCACCATCTGCACGGGCGACCTGACCGTCATGAAAAACCTGATCGTCATGCAGTCCACCACTGTGGAAGGCACCACCACCCTGAACGGCGGAGTGAACGCCAAGGCCGGCGCCGCTGGCGGCGTGGCCATGGCCGTGCAAGGCAAAGTCACAGCCAGCGAGGACGTGCTGGCCGGCGCCATCAGCCTGGCCAAGCACCCGCACGGCGGCGTCAAGGCCGGCGGCGACCAGTCGGGCGGGCCGCAAGCATGA
- a CDS encoding phage tail protein I: MNKTVPTLPSNTTALERAIAVACAELVNVPVPLRDLWNADRCPVALLPFLAWACSVDRWDDAWPESIKRGTIKASYFIHKHKGTIAAVRRVVESLGYLIRITEWWQTSPPGVPGTFRLDVGVLDSGITDAMFQEMERLIADAKPVSRHMTGLAIYLESRGNVYAGACAYHGDSMTVYPWIAETIEVRGTLLQSGASHTIDTLTIYP; encoded by the coding sequence ATGAATAAGACTGTGCCCACCCTGCCGTCGAATACCACGGCGCTGGAACGCGCCATTGCCGTGGCCTGCGCCGAGCTGGTCAACGTGCCCGTGCCGCTGCGCGACCTGTGGAATGCCGACCGCTGCCCCGTTGCCTTGCTCCCATTCCTGGCGTGGGCGTGTTCCGTCGACCGCTGGGACGACGCCTGGCCCGAGTCGATCAAGCGCGGCACGATCAAGGCGTCCTACTTCATCCACAAGCACAAGGGCACGATTGCCGCCGTGCGCCGCGTGGTCGAGTCCCTGGGCTATTTGATCCGCATCACCGAATGGTGGCAAACCTCACCGCCCGGCGTGCCCGGCACTTTCCGTCTCGATGTCGGCGTGCTGGACTCGGGCATCACAGATGCCATGTTTCAGGAAATGGAACGCCTGATTGCCGACGCCAAGCCCGTCAGCCGTCACATGACGGGCCTGGCCATTTATCTGGAAAGCCGTGGCAACGTCTACGCGGGCGCTTGCGCCTACCACGGCGACAGCATGACCGTGTATCCCTGGATCGCGGAAACCATCGAAGTGCGCGGCACGCTGTTACAAAGCGGCGCATCCCATACCATCGACACTCTCACCATCTATCCATGA